From the genome of Scytonema hofmannii PCC 7110, one region includes:
- a CDS encoding IS1634 family transposase: MFPISDAKIKNIDHLGIVAGLIDEIGIVEIINSKLGIDTREKISAGILVKAILINGLGFVSRPLYLFSQFFEDKGIEILLGSEVKKDYMNDDKLGRVMDKLYKYGLNNLFIEIGLSVIKKFQINTKYSHLDATSFHLHGEYKSGENQEKEEVSRERPIIVTKGYSRDHRPDLKQCILDLITSSDGDIPLLMRAGDGNEADKAVFGKILVEFKKQIDFESIMVCDSALYSQENLQLIEHLKWISRVPMTIKKAQGLVKFVEIEEISPEERDKRAALNLEGYKWKEEIVNYGGIKQIWLIVESQNRKISDLEKLEKKLKKEKEKVEKQLKAFKKEDFETPEQARYRLKAINKKLKLFEIKDVQIFESQSKENQTIYKISGVIHEKIEEIEIQRKEAGRFILATNLVDENKLEPEEILRNYKNQQSCERGFRFLKDPLFFVDSFFVENPERIETMLFLMSLCLLVYNLGQRQLRNSLKRVKMGIKNQLGKLTFSPTLRWVFQCFQGIHILILNGVSQIVNLTEERHFILNNLPSSCQKYYLLS, translated from the coding sequence ATGTTCCCAATCTCAGATGCGAAAATTAAGAATATCGACCACTTAGGAATAGTAGCTGGGCTGATTGACGAAATAGGAATAGTTGAAATAATAAATTCTAAATTAGGAATAGACACCCGAGAGAAGATTTCAGCGGGAATATTGGTGAAAGCAATTTTAATCAATGGATTAGGATTTGTATCAAGACCTTTATATTTATTTAGCCAGTTTTTTGAAGATAAAGGAATCGAAATATTATTGGGTTCAGAGGTAAAAAAAGATTATATGAATGACGATAAACTGGGAAGAGTCATGGATAAATTATATAAATATGGATTGAATAATCTGTTTATAGAAATTGGATTATCAGTGATTAAAAAATTTCAGATAAATACAAAATATTCACATCTGGATGCGACATCATTTCATCTACATGGAGAATATAAAAGTGGAGAAAATCAGGAAAAAGAAGAAGTAAGCAGAGAAAGACCAATAATTGTAACCAAAGGATATTCTCGTGACCATAGACCAGATTTGAAACAATGTATTTTAGATTTAATTACGAGTAGTGATGGAGATATACCATTATTAATGAGAGCGGGAGATGGTAATGAAGCGGATAAAGCCGTATTTGGAAAAATTTTAGTAGAGTTTAAAAAGCAAATAGATTTTGAAAGTATTATGGTCTGCGATAGCGCATTATATAGTCAAGAAAATCTCCAATTAATTGAACATCTAAAATGGATAAGTAGAGTACCGATGACAATTAAAAAAGCACAGGGATTAGTGAAGTTTGTAGAAATAGAAGAGATAAGTCCAGAAGAAAGAGATAAAAGAGCAGCCCTAAACTTAGAAGGATATAAATGGAAAGAAGAAATAGTAAATTATGGTGGAATTAAACAAATATGGCTAATAGTAGAAAGTCAAAACAGAAAAATTAGTGATTTAGAAAAGCTAGAGAAAAAGCTAAAAAAAGAAAAAGAAAAAGTTGAAAAGCAGTTGAAAGCATTCAAAAAAGAAGATTTTGAAACACCGGAGCAAGCCAGATACAGACTAAAAGCCATTAATAAGAAATTGAAACTATTTGAAATTAAAGATGTTCAAATTTTTGAAAGTCAATCAAAAGAGAATCAGACTATTTATAAAATATCAGGAGTCATTCATGAAAAAATAGAAGAGATAGAAATCCAAAGAAAAGAAGCAGGAAGGTTTATTTTAGCAACTAATTTAGTAGACGAGAATAAGTTAGAGCCAGAAGAAATTCTGAGAAATTATAAAAATCAACAATCATGTGAACGAGGATTTAGATTTCTGAAAGACCCATTATTTTTTGTTGATAGTTTTTTTGTAGAAAATCCTGAAAGAATAGAGACGATGTTATTTTTAATGTCTCTGTGTTTATTAGTTTATAATCTCGGTCAAAGGCAACTAAGAAACAGCTTAAAAAGAGTCAAGATGGGAATCAAAAATCAATTAGGAAAATTAACTTTTAGTCCTACATTAAGGTGGGTATTTCAATGTTTTCAAGGAATTCATATTTTAATTTTAAACGGTGTTAGTCAAATAGTTAATTTAACAGAAGAGCGTCATTTTATTTTGAATAATCTGCCATCATCTTGTCAAAAATATTATTTGCTTTCTTAA
- a CDS encoding aldo/keto reductase: MKTRRLGTQGLEVSDIGLGCMGMSWAYGSRDEAESIQTIHRAIELGINFLDTAEVYGPFTNEQLIGRAIKDRREQVIIATKFGFKIDESGNITGVDSTPENVRRVCDASLQRLGVDHIDLFYQHRVDKTVPIEETVGAMAELVEQGKVRYLGLSEASSETIRRAHAVHPISALQSEYSLWERNPEKQVLPTVRVLGIGFVPYSPLGRGFLTGQVKRAEEFAEDDYRRNDPRFQGENFETNMRIVDRVNQIAQSKEATPGQIALA; this comes from the coding sequence GTGAAAACACGAAGACTTGGAACACAAGGATTAGAAGTCTCAGATATCGGACTCGGCTGCATGGGTATGAGTTGGGCATATGGTAGTAGAGATGAAGCTGAGTCAATTCAAACAATTCACCGAGCTATTGAGCTAGGCATTAACTTTTTGGACACCGCCGAGGTTTATGGCCCGTTCACTAACGAACAATTAATAGGTCGGGCTATCAAAGACCGTAGAGAGCAAGTTATCATTGCTACTAAGTTTGGCTTTAAGATTGATGAAAGCGGTAATATCACTGGTGTAGACAGCACACCAGAAAATGTTCGGCGCGTCTGTGATGCTTCTTTACAAAGGTTGGGAGTTGACCACATTGACTTGTTCTACCAACACCGGGTGGATAAGACAGTGCCAATTGAAGAAACCGTTGGTGCAATGGCAGAGTTGGTGGAGCAAGGTAAAGTTCGCTACTTAGGACTATCAGAGGCAAGCTCAGAAACTATCCGTCGCGCTCATGCAGTCCACCCTATTAGTGCATTACAATCCGAGTACTCTCTTTGGGAACGGAACCCAGAAAAACAAGTTCTGCCAACTGTAAGAGTCTTGGGAATTGGTTTTGTTCCCTATAGTCCACTCGGACGAGGCTTTCTTACAGGGCAGGTCAAACGGGCGGAAGAGTTTGCTGAAGATGACTATCGGCGGAACGATCCCCGTTTCCAAGGTGAGAATTTTGAAACCAACATGAGAATTGTCGATCGCGTTAACCAGATTGCCCAATCCAAGGAGGCGACACCCGGACAAATTGCATTAGCTTGA
- a CDS encoding type 1 glutamine amidotransferase domain-containing protein, which produces MNGSTHDAVTNEEHRRLVSYEAPVSVPRISTQLIISAGEPENEAMRCLLLEPPTDPSQMRGLRFVILATDGVEELELTVPYKFIAERGGTVHLVSPRFEMPPAKFGVQYPQMRATHIMTVRWMENAGWFPIDRFLDEVKVSDYDVLIIPGGTWNPDALRSTPTAVNFVKDFYQSGKVTASICHGPWVFVSAGILQGKQATANWPIHDDLRNAGAIVIDEPVVVDGNLITSRHPIDLPPFMEAIAVAVKKATGAAQHSFTS; this is translated from the coding sequence ATGAATGGGTCTACACATGATGCTGTGACAAATGAGGAGCATCGTCGCCTAGTAAGCTACGAAGCACCTGTCAGCGTACCGCGCATAAGCACTCAACTGATTATCTCAGCTGGTGAGCCTGAAAACGAAGCGATGCGGTGCTTGCTGCTTGAGCCTCCCACCGATCCAAGCCAGATGCGTGGGTTGCGGTTCGTTATCTTAGCAACAGATGGCGTCGAAGAACTCGAACTCACCGTGCCTTATAAATTTATTGCAGAACGCGGCGGGACTGTACATCTAGTTTCTCCTCGCTTTGAGATGCCACCTGCAAAGTTTGGCGTACAGTATCCTCAGATGCGGGCTACACACATTATGACAGTGCGCTGGATGGAGAATGCTGGTTGGTTTCCAATTGACCGATTCCTCGACGAAGTCAAGGTTTCTGACTATGATGTGCTGATTATACCGGGTGGTACGTGGAATCCCGACGCCCTACGCTCAACACCTACAGCAGTCAATTTCGTCAAGGACTTCTACCAGAGTGGCAAAGTAACCGCCTCGATCTGTCATGGTCCATGGGTGTTTGTCAGCGCGGGAATTTTGCAGGGTAAGCAGGCGACAGCGAACTGGCCTATTCACGACGATTTAAGGAATGCAGGTGCAATTGTGATTGATGAACCAGTTGTGGTTGATGGTAACTTAATTACCAGTCGCCACCCAATTGACTTGCCACCCTTTATGGAAGCAATTGCTGTGGCGGTAAAAAAAGCTACTGGTGCAGCACAACACAGTTTCACCTCTTGA
- a CDS encoding XdhC family protein: MKELQNIIKTFEQCKLTGQRTAIATVVKTSGSVYRRPGARMLLTEDGQMIGAISGGCLESNVFERSQPLMFYSSEPLVVQYDTTSSEDIVWGFGLGCNGVVNVLIESLFDASASNQLEFIAECFLQNQSGAMATIFHVKGETQVKVASRLFLKQDGAVATNIKDRELTQKVLQDAQQVLKNGRSRVESYSLVNGCVEVLLELIQPPLPLLLFGAGHDAIPVVDCAKQLGWHVTVIDNRPGYTTRDRFPNADRIIFCDPENLEAHLSFNSRMAAVVMTHKYLQDLELLRTLLLSPLQYIGLLGPKTRRERLLQDLQASEFIPTPNQLHRLYGPVGLDIGANTPEEIALSIVTEIQAVVAHRGGSSLRERNRPIHSQHDELLSLVPYQLTASS, from the coding sequence ATGAAAGAACTTCAAAATATTATTAAAACCTTCGAGCAATGCAAGCTAACTGGTCAACGTACTGCGATCGCTACTGTTGTTAAAACTAGTGGCTCAGTATATCGCAGACCGGGGGCACGGATGTTGCTTACGGAGGACGGTCAAATGATTGGTGCTATAAGTGGTGGCTGTTTGGAGAGCAATGTCTTTGAACGATCGCAACCGTTAATGTTTTACTCAAGCGAGCCGCTAGTTGTGCAATATGATACTACATCTAGCGAGGATATTGTTTGGGGCTTTGGTCTTGGCTGTAACGGAGTTGTCAATGTATTGATTGAATCTCTGTTTGATGCCTCTGCTAGCAATCAGCTTGAGTTTATCGCTGAGTGTTTTCTTCAAAATCAATCGGGAGCGATGGCAACTATCTTTCATGTTAAGGGAGAAACCCAAGTAAAAGTTGCCTCTCGGCTGTTCTTAAAACAAGATGGTGCTGTAGCTACCAATATTAAAGACCGTGAGTTGACTCAAAAGGTGTTGCAAGATGCTCAACAGGTTCTCAAAAACGGGCGATCGCGTGTAGAATCATATTCACTCGTCAACGGATGCGTTGAAGTCCTTCTAGAATTGATTCAACCACCCCTCCCCTTGCTATTATTTGGAGCGGGTCACGATGCCATTCCGGTTGTTGATTGTGCCAAACAACTTGGTTGGCACGTTACAGTTATTGATAATCGACCAGGTTACACAACTCGCGATCGCTTTCCAAATGCAGATCGTATCATCTTTTGCGATCCAGAAAACCTTGAAGCACACCTGAGTTTCAATTCACGCATGGCTGCTGTAGTGATGACCCATAAATATCTCCAGGATTTAGAATTGTTAAGAACTTTACTGTTGTCTCCCCTACAGTACATTGGTCTGTTAGGACCGAAAACTCGACGCGAACGATTGCTTCAAGACTTACAAGCCTCTGAATTCATTCCTACACCGAACCAATTGCATCGCCTCTATGGTCCAGTTGGTCTCGACATTGGTGCTAATACTCCAGAAGAAATTGCTCTTTCAATTGTGACAGAAATTCAAGCTGTTGTTGCTCATCGGGGTGGTAGTTCACTTAGAGAACGCAACAGACCCATTCATTCTCAGCACGATGAACTTTTGTCTTTAGTGCCGTACCAGCTTACAGCAAGTTCATAA
- a CDS encoding winged helix-turn-helix transcriptional regulator, with protein sequence MIHRHYEPTIPPQVTYSLTERGKKLSQALDHLYELAVSWYGTKDKSSSC encoded by the coding sequence ATGATTCACCGCCACTATGAACCCACGATTCCACCACAAGTTACCTACAGTCTGACTGAACGTGGCAAAAAGTTGTCTCAGGCACTCGATCACCTTTATGAACTTGCTGTAAGCTGGTACGGCACTAAAGACAAAAGTTCATCGTGCTGA
- a CDS encoding type II toxin-antitoxin system VapC family toxin, whose protein sequence is MTTEERLQDVKRLFLDSAPVIYAVEENLQYLPIVREIFERIENGLLIGVTSPVTLAECLVRPYRLEQINLQQQYMELFFNTENIIFEPIINSSIALDAAQIRAKYNLQLPDAFQIAVALAASCEAFLTNDVVFKRITELQVLLLEDINAI, encoded by the coding sequence GTGACTACTGAGGAAAGATTACAGGATGTAAAGCGCTTGTTTCTAGATAGCGCACCAGTCATTTATGCCGTAGAAGAAAATCTACAATATTTGCCAATTGTCAGAGAAATATTTGAGCGCATTGAGAACGGTTTATTGATAGGTGTTACGTCCCCAGTCACTCTAGCTGAGTGTTTAGTGCGTCCCTACCGTTTAGAACAAATAAATTTACAACAACAATACATGGAATTATTTTTTAACACTGAAAACATTATCTTTGAGCCAATTATTAACTCAAGCATAGCTCTAGATGCTGCTCAAATCCGAGCTAAATACAACTTACAATTACCAGATGCTTTTCAAATCGCTGTCGCTTTGGCAGCAAGTTGTGAGGCATTTCTGACTAATGATGTGGTGTTCAAACGTATTACAGAATTGCAAGTGTTACTACTGGAAGACATTAATGCTATATAG
- a CDS encoding caspase family protein — protein sequence MTQSRYDFQRNLAVIIGINEYSSGIPLLTTPVADAEKLASVLQQTYKYQVKTLLNSQATLSGLNSLLEDFKNKKFPVGDTTVEVQESDRILFYFAGHGIVPTDGLENNSHCRGYLIPSDAKTENLLQTQNLLLPMQDLHDALIELPCRHMMVILDCCFAGAFRSSTYRNAMPARKVYKQRYDRFISESAWQVITSAAYNQKALDFLGFFGKRESDQTQEHSPFASALFEALEGHADTTLKRGDGIITATEIYSYVRDKVEQITDDQNLRQTPSLFPLQKHDKGEYIFLLPQFDREKLEDAPVLKLENNPYRGLKSYEEKHSSLFFGRNELVNRLYTHMSERRHQLTVVLGVSGSGKSSLVKAGLIPCLRTHHEQEFYILPTIRPTKSPFGALAEAVLRNAYTDEAEKQEEISHFKQKLKKSPSQFISLIEQYNQVPANTKFLLVVDQFEELLTMCKTEEKRESFLNFLAQALETEPRLYIVLTLRSDFESRFTDSPLKPYWNTARFEVKAMKSHELRQAIERPAMEKMLDFEPATLVDRLIDEVGQMPGALSLLSFTLSELYIKCIAQERRTLTEEDYNALGGVVGSLRQRATEEYEKFDSAHQATLRRVMLRMVTIEDGQLARRRVPLWELKYVSVAENERVETILKHFAQVRLIVKGQDIGGEPYVEPVHDALVREWDKLEKWQRQEHENLILQQRLTFAVYDWNKHEQAIGYLWVNDPRLNRLEELLESKDGNWLNQLEIEFVQTSINRRKKEREKEKKQRQKFQRYQVTAELQQQAYLVQQLLTLKQPASSLALAVVTLGQNLEELTEILSPVQSSLRAAVENARERDILGVGDISAVAISSNKQYIAYSVSDSLSLWDFQGSFIKEFLVSDSDRIQTIVFSPDSQAIATVSNNCKIHLWNIYGDLLSYFTVPDGNINSIAFSPDSQTMITSTSGSEGKIQLWNINGDLIRVFSVCQERLNSVAFNGKYIVTASAVSQEKVQLWNIEGNLIKDFIDLEEEINSVAFSPNGEYIVTGSAGRLGKVQLWSSQGEFIKEFLLGEDEINIKENGVQSVAFTSDSRKIICISQCETGTPSVVLRLWNLEGYVIQKLAYSGNYIAVSADGKCAITGSRGDFGKVTLWDLQGDEIDVLSEHQTAIHSVAVSGDGKIIVSASDDGAWLWNFRDAIRQPLPHKGTVKLAAIATDGQAIATGTHNGILRLWNLQGDLLREFQAYQSAVNAIAISPDGKKIITCGSDDLNLDKIRLWDCLGNLLEERFFEGQKSFHRKVAISADGKTIVSISDVVNIQMWNVRGQLIAEISDGHSAYINSVAVSADGQTIVTSSDDETLGLWNRQGKPILDRPLLDSVPHSVAVSADGQYIISGTRDNCVRLWDRQGHLIDRLLPGHADVVSAVAISQDGLTIVSGSWDGMVRLWWGGNWKNWLQVACDRLRYHPILEELSDDIDKQACEVCRKLVWEQNDLSETIWESENPSVLTKR from the coding sequence ATGACTCAATCTAGATATGATTTTCAACGTAATTTAGCAGTTATTATTGGTATTAATGAATACTCAAGTGGTATCCCGCTCTTAACAACTCCTGTTGCTGATGCCGAAAAACTGGCAAGTGTTCTTCAACAAACCTATAAATATCAAGTTAAAACTCTACTCAATTCACAGGCTACCCTTTCTGGATTAAACTCTCTGCTTGAGGATTTCAAAAACAAGAAATTCCCCGTAGGTGATACGACTGTGGAGGTTCAAGAGAGCGATCGCATACTATTTTACTTCGCCGGACACGGAATCGTGCCTACAGATGGGCTAGAAAACAACAGTCATTGCAGAGGCTATCTCATACCAAGTGATGCAAAAACTGAAAATCTTCTCCAAACACAAAACCTTCTCTTACCCATGCAAGACTTGCATGATGCTCTCATAGAATTGCCATGCCGTCATATGATGGTTATTTTAGACTGTTGTTTTGCAGGAGCATTTCGTTCAAGTACCTACCGCAACGCCATGCCTGCACGGAAAGTCTACAAGCAACGTTATGATCGCTTCATTAGCGAAAGTGCATGGCAAGTCATCACCTCTGCTGCTTACAATCAAAAAGCCCTTGATTTCTTAGGTTTTTTTGGCAAGAGAGAAAGTGACCAGACACAAGAACACTCCCCTTTTGCAAGTGCATTATTTGAAGCATTAGAAGGTCATGCTGACACAACTTTAAAAAGAGGTGATGGTATTATCACTGCAACGGAAATTTATTCCTACGTGCGGGATAAAGTTGAGCAAATCACTGACGACCAAAACCTCCGCCAAACACCAAGTTTATTTCCCCTGCAAAAGCATGACAAAGGTGAATATATTTTCTTGCTACCTCAATTTGATAGGGAGAAGCTCGAAGATGCACCCGTACTCAAGCTAGAAAACAATCCATACCGAGGACTCAAAAGCTATGAAGAAAAACATTCTTCTCTGTTCTTTGGTAGAAATGAACTTGTCAATCGACTGTATACTCATATGAGCGAACGCCGTCACCAGCTAACTGTGGTCTTAGGAGTTTCCGGTTCTGGCAAGTCAAGTTTGGTGAAAGCAGGGCTGATTCCTTGCTTGCGAACTCATCACGAACAAGAATTTTATATCTTACCTACCATTCGACCAACAAAGTCTCCTTTTGGAGCACTTGCAGAAGCAGTTTTGCGAAATGCTTATACAGATGAAGCCGAGAAACAAGAGGAAATTTCTCACTTCAAACAAAAGCTTAAGAAATCACCCAGTCAATTTATTAGCCTCATAGAACAGTATAACCAAGTACCCGCTAACACAAAGTTTTTATTGGTTGTTGACCAATTTGAGGAACTCTTGACAATGTGCAAGACAGAAGAAAAGCGAGAGAGTTTCTTAAATTTTTTGGCACAAGCTTTAGAAACAGAACCTCGCCTTTATATTGTGTTGACTTTGCGGTCTGACTTTGAATCCCGTTTTACAGATTCTCCTCTAAAACCATATTGGAATACAGCACGCTTTGAAGTCAAAGCTATGAAGTCTCATGAATTGCGTCAAGCCATTGAAAGACCTGCGATGGAAAAGATGTTAGACTTCGAGCCAGCAACTCTTGTGGATCGCCTCATTGATGAAGTTGGGCAAATGCCAGGGGCGCTGTCACTGTTATCTTTTACACTCAGCGAACTTTATATAAAATGTATAGCACAAGAAAGGCGAACGTTAACTGAAGAAGATTACAATGCCTTGGGTGGAGTTGTTGGTTCGTTAAGACAGCGAGCAACGGAGGAATACGAAAAGTTTGACTCAGCCCATCAAGCAACATTGCGGCGAGTCATGTTAAGAATGGTAACGATTGAGGATGGACAGTTAGCACGGCGGCGAGTCCCTTTATGGGAACTTAAGTACGTTTCGGTTGCAGAGAACGAACGAGTGGAGACAATTCTCAAGCATTTTGCCCAAGTTCGCCTGATTGTTAAGGGACAAGACATCGGAGGAGAACCTTATGTAGAACCCGTTCATGATGCGCTAGTCAGAGAGTGGGACAAGTTGGAAAAATGGCAGCGACAGGAACACGAAAACTTGATATTGCAACAGCGTTTAACATTTGCTGTTTATGATTGGAACAAGCACGAGCAAGCAATAGGGTATCTTTGGGTGAACGATCCTCGTCTCAATCGCTTAGAGGAATTGCTTGAATCTAAAGATGGTAACTGGCTCAATCAACTAGAAATAGAATTTGTTCAAACTAGCATCAACAGAAGAAAGAAAGAGCGTGAGAAAGAGAAAAAGCAGCGACAAAAGTTCCAGAGATATCAAGTGACAGCAGAACTGCAACAGCAAGCATATCTCGTCCAACAGCTACTCACGCTTAAACAACCCGCGAGCAGTTTGGCTCTAGCAGTCGTAACATTAGGACAGAATTTAGAAGAACTCACAGAGATTCTCAGCCCCGTACAGTCTAGCTTAAGAGCGGCAGTGGAAAATGCCAGAGAACGGGATATTTTGGGGGTCGGGGATATATCTGCTGTGGCTATTAGCTCTAATAAACAGTACATCGCTTATAGTGTATCGGATTCATTAAGTTTGTGGGATTTTCAAGGGAGTTTTATTAAGGAATTTCTAGTTTCCGATAGCGATCGCATCCAAACCATCGTTTTTAGCCCAGACAGTCAGGCGATCGCAACTGTTAGCAATAATTGTAAAATACATTTGTGGAACATTTATGGTGACCTTCTCAGTTACTTTACAGTCCCCGATGGTAATATCAACTCTATAGCTTTTAGCCCCGATAGTCAAACAATGATAACGAGTACTTCTGGGAGTGAGGGAAAAATCCAATTATGGAACATTAATGGTGATTTAATTCGAGTTTTTTCTGTCTGTCAAGAGAGACTAAATTCAGTAGCTTTCAATGGTAAATACATTGTAACCGCTAGTGCTGTAAGTCAGGAAAAAGTTCAGTTATGGAATATTGAGGGTAACTTAATTAAAGATTTTATTGACCTTGAAGAAGAAATCAACTCTGTCGCTTTTAGCCCTAATGGTGAATATATTGTGACTGGTAGTGCGGGTCGTTTAGGAAAAGTCCAGCTATGGAGTTCTCAAGGAGAATTTATCAAAGAATTTCTCTTAGGTGAGGATGAAATTAACATTAAAGAAAATGGGGTTCAATCGGTTGCTTTTACATCAGATAGTCGGAAAATTATTTGTATCAGTCAATGTGAAACAGGCACACCATCAGTCGTGTTGCGATTGTGGAACTTAGAGGGCTATGTCATCCAAAAACTGGCATATTCTGGAAATTACATTGCTGTAAGTGCAGATGGCAAATGTGCTATTACAGGCAGTCGTGGAGACTTTGGCAAGGTCACATTATGGGATTTGCAGGGCGATGAAATAGATGTCTTATCAGAACATCAAACTGCTATTCACTCAGTTGCTGTCAGTGGTGATGGAAAAATTATTGTGAGTGCGAGTGATGATGGCGCTTGGTTGTGGAATTTTAGAGATGCTATTCGTCAACCACTGCCACATAAAGGAACTGTCAAGTTAGCTGCGATCGCTACTGATGGGCAAGCGATCGCAACAGGAACTCACAATGGAATTCTACGTTTGTGGAATTTACAGGGCGATTTATTAAGAGAGTTCCAAGCATATCAAAGTGCGGTCAATGCAATTGCTATTAGTCCCGATGGCAAGAAAATTATCACTTGTGGAAGTGATGACCTGAATCTTGACAAGATACGACTGTGGGATTGCCTGGGCAACTTGCTGGAAGAAAGATTCTTTGAAGGTCAAAAAAGCTTTCACCGGAAAGTTGCTATCAGCGCTGATGGCAAGACAATTGTGAGTATCAGTGATGTTGTTAACATTCAGATGTGGAATGTCCGGGGTCAATTGATTGCGGAAATTTCTGATGGTCACTCGGCTTATATCAATTCAGTGGCTGTGAGTGCTGATGGACAAACGATTGTTACGAGTAGTGATGATGAGACGTTAGGATTGTGGAACAGACAGGGTAAACCTATCCTCGATCGCCCTTTGTTAGATTCAGTTCCTCATTCCGTCGCCGTTAGCGCCGATGGGCAGTATATTATTAGTGGAACTCGCGACAATTGCGTGCGGTTGTGGGATCGGCAAGGTCATCTCATCGATCGCCTCCTCCCCGGACATGCAGATGTTGTGAGTGCTGTTGCTATCAGCCAAGATGGGCTAACAATTGTCAGTGGAAGTTGGGATGGAATGGTGCGGTTGTGGTGGGGCGGTAATTGGAAAAACTGGCTGCAAGTGGCTTGCGATCGCCTGCGCTATCACCCAATCTTAGAAGAGCTTTCAGACGACATTGACAAACAAGCCTGTGAAGTTTGCAGAAAACTTGTTTGGGAACAAAACGATCTATCAGAAACAATATGGGAGAGCGAGAACCCCTCTGTTTTAACCAAGAGATGA
- a CDS encoding TetR family transcriptional regulator, producing MAQTERTAQETQELILATAEAHLRRYGYARTTVSEIARACKMSHANVYRFFKTKADVMDAVVGRWFSGIEQALQEMTQKSVSAEECLQAYILGLYRLKRDKLAADPELFDAYLAIVEADRTVIEHHLQVLSSILLGILTRGVESGEFQIADLSLATSAVTAATLKFHHPWLVRESAHEPLEEQAIAVVKLLTVALTVGKI from the coding sequence ATGGCGCAAACAGAACGGACTGCTCAAGAGACACAAGAACTCATTTTGGCAACAGCTGAAGCCCATCTCCGGCGGTATGGCTACGCCCGCACTACAGTTAGTGAAATTGCTCGTGCTTGTAAAATGTCGCATGCCAATGTTTACCGCTTCTTTAAAACTAAAGCGGATGTGATGGATGCCGTTGTAGGACGTTGGTTTAGCGGCATTGAACAAGCTCTGCAAGAGATGACTCAAAAATCGGTCTCTGCTGAGGAGTGCCTGCAAGCCTACATATTAGGACTTTATCGGCTCAAACGGGACAAACTTGCCGCCGATCCAGAACTTTTTGACGCTTATCTCGCCATTGTGGAAGCCGATCGCACGGTAATCGAGCATCACTTGCAGGTTTTATCGTCCATCCTTCTAGGAATTTTGACCCGTGGAGTCGAAAGTGGTGAATTCCAGATTGCCGATCTCTCCCTGGCAACCTCAGCAGTGACTGCTGCTACCCTCAAATTTCACCATCCCTGGCTCGTTCGAGAATCCGCTCATGAGCCACTCGAAGAACAAGCGATCGCAGTCGTTAAATTACTAACCGTAGCCCTAACGGTAGGAAAAATCTAA